The following proteins are co-located in the Cryptococcus neoformans var. grubii H99 chromosome 1, complete sequence genome:
- a CDS encoding cytoplasmic protein, with translation MTNPQKNVQIILNERPQKGPVTDTTFKSKTVDVPELKDGEILARVDYASVDPTMRGWINEGRSYLPPVEIGAAMRANGLGTVLASKAKDFKAGDKVLGLLNWQEYYVGPTDGLTKRETPEGAKDVDHLGLLGMNGLTAYFGMIEVGKVKDGDHVVISGAAGAVGLVATQIALAHPNCKVTAIAGSKEKLDYLKKLGAHNTLNYKDDDFKEQFKNVGLIDVYFDNVGGKILDMALAQLNPFARIVACGAISQYNATVPDPIYNYFNIISMKATMRGFIVFQFADRYPEGIKYLSDLVQKGKMEFNYHVIDGLDGCVQALREMFEGKNLGKTVVRVSNEAVKGSKL, from the exons ATGACCAACCCTCAGAAAAACGTCCAAATCATCTTGAACGAGCGCCCTCAGAAGGGCCCGGTGACAGATACTACTTTCAAGTCTAAGACGGTCGATGTCCCAGAGCtcaaggatggagagatcCTCGCCAGGGTTGACTATGCCAGCGTT GATCCCACAATGCGAGGTTGGATTAACGAGGGGCGTTCCTACCTGCCACCAGTGGAGATTGGGGCAGCGATGCGAGCAAACGGTCTTGGCACTGTCCTTGCCTCCAAAGCTAAAGATTTCAAGGCTGGTGACAAG GTGCTTGGCCTTTTGAACTGGCAAGAGTACTACGTTGGCCCCACTGACGGTCTTACCAAAAGAGA GACGCCTGAGGGAGCTAAGGACGTTGACCACCTCGGTCTTTTAGGCATGAACGGTTTGACCGCCTACTTT GGTATGATCGAGGTTGGCAAGGTTAAGGATGGAGATCATGTCGTTATCTCTGGTGCCGCTGGCGCAGTTGGTCTC GTCGCAACACAAATTGCTCTTGCCCACCCCAATTGCAAGGTTACCGCCATTGCCGGCTCGAAAGAAAAACTTGATTACCTGAAGAAGCTCGGAGCTCATAACACCCTCAACtacaaagatgatgacTTCAAGGAACAATTCAAGAACGTCGGTCTCATCGACGTCTATTTTGACAACG TCGGCGGTAAAATTCTCGACATGGCCCTTGCCCAGCTCAACCCTTTCGCCAGAATCGTTGCATGCGGTGCTATTTCCCAGTACAA TGCCACCGTCCCCGACCCCATTTATAACTATTTCAACATCATTTCCATGAAGGCCACTATGCGAGGATTCATTGTTTTCCAATTCGCTGACCGCTACCCGGAGGGTATTAAGTATCTTTCCGACCTTGTCcagaagggcaagatggaGTTCAACTATCATGTCATTGACGGGTTGGATGGTTGCGTGCAGGCGTTGAGGGAGATGTTCGAGGGAAAAAACCTAGGCAAGACCGTTGTTCGAGTCTCAAACGAAGCTGTCAAGGGCAGTAAGCTCTAA
- a CDS encoding pre-rRNA-processing protein PNO1: MAHKSHRHKALQAQLEAQPTISLISQKTRKPPVPSMDVDQDDDVLISTNAASTPNTTGPSDAPVAAATTSSGFAPLNAAAQSTVLKNEFRRIPIPPHRMTPLKRDWVNLYTPMVEMLGLQVRMNPQRKAVELKTSGHTVDSGAIQKGADFVKAYALGFDVNDALALLRLDDLYLDSFEIKDVKTLHGDHLARAIGRIAGEGGKVKFSIENASRTRIVLADTHIHILGSVQNIKIARDAVVSLILGSPPGKVYAHLKAVGARMKQRF, translated from the exons ATGGCCCACAAATCACACAGACACAAGGCCCTTCAGGCTCAGCTCGAAGCTCAGCCAACCATATCCCTTATATCTCAAAAGACTCGAAAGCCTCCTGTCCCCTCCATGGATGTAGACCAAGACGACGACGTTCTTATCAGTACCAACGCTGCTTCAACCCCTAATACCACCGGTCCCTCAGACGCCCCTGTCGCTGCGGCCACCACATCTTCTGGATTTGCCCCCCTTAACGCCGCCGCTCAGTCCACTGTCCTCAAAAATGAGTTCAGAAGGATCCCTATCCCTCCGCATAGAATGACACCCCTGAAGAGAGACTGGGTCAACCTTTATACACCTATGGTGGAGATGCTTGGTCTTCAAGTTAGAATGAACCCTCAGCGAAAAGCTGTCGAGTTGAAG ACTTCCGGGCACACTGTGGATTCTGGTGCGATCCAAAAAGGGGCCGACTTTGTCAAAGCTTATGCCCTTGGATTTGATGTCAAT GACGCTCTGGCGCTCTTGAGGTTGGACGACTTGTATCTTGACTCTTTTGAGATCAAGGATGTCAAGACATTACATGGAGACCATCTTGCTCGTGCTATTG GTCGTATAGCAGGTGAAGGTGGTAAGGTCAAGTTCTCTATCGAAAACGCCAGTAGAACACGAATTGTTCTAGCCGATAC CCACATCCACATTCTTGGTTCTGTACAAAATATCAAAATTGCTCGAGATGCTGTCGTTTCTCTTATTCTTGGTTCTCCTCCAG GCAAGGTTTACGCACATCTCAAAGCAGTCGGTGCGAGGATGAAGCAACGTTTTTAG
- a CDS encoding glycosyl hydrolase, with protein MLFPALALLCPVLVAAHGQLSWVQVGTGPQYPAWTLDDYYTALYRESDPVWGALPEQKYTRKTDRTDLGFADIFSKSIATGGYEVCKRFDDMSPVGTIPAKAGDQVIVQWSSEWPSEGHPGPIGEWMAKCPNDSCTQVDATTLDWFCIAQHNYDAEIKKWPTEILTESLNRQWIFTLPTDLPPGAYLVRHELIALHNSTGPTPDLVSSPQHYPIGIEIMLDSSGTTLPTLTCKFPGCFSYDDYEWHHNIWDDEWQGLLVKWEFPGIAVYPGGYTTGVVNGASAAVKNGMSSSPSSSSGVSSSSSSSVASSDTSDSTTSSGVVAVNVSAASSPSSSISANSAMATGKKTCKRKKRSKIAGQKRHIHRSRVAHLDRH; from the exons ATGCTCTTCCccgccctcgccctcctctGCCCCGTCTTGGTCGCCGCCCACGGCCAGCTTTCCTGGGTCCAGGTCGGTACAGGCCCGCAGTACCCCGCTTGGACTCTTGATGATTATTACACGGCCCTCTATCGCGAGTCCG ATCCCGTCTGGGGGGCGCTTCCTGAGCAAAAGTACACG AGAAAGACCGATAGGACCGATCTTGGATTTGCCGATATCTTTAGTAAATCCATTGCTACGGGTGGCTACGAGGTTTGCAAAAGGTTTGATGACATGAGTCCCGTTGGAACCATCCCCGCCAAAGCTGGTGACCAAGTCATCGTCCAATGGAGTTCCGAATGGCCCTCCGAAGGTCATCCCGGC CCGATTGGCGAGTGGATGGCCAAGTGTCCAAACGACAGTTGCACCCAAGTTGACGCTACCACACTTGATTGGTTTTGCATAGCTCAGCACAATTATGATGCCGAGATTAAAAAGTGGCCTACTGAGATTTTGACCGAGTCACTTAACCGTCAGTGGATATTCACGCTCCCCACGGATCTTCCCCCTG GCGCATATCTCGTTCGACACGAGCTCATCGCCCTTCACAACAGTACTGGGCCCACTCCCGATCTTGTGTCATCCCCTCAGCATTATCCCATCGGTATCGAAATCATGCTTGATTCGTCCGGCACCACGCTCCCTACTCTAACTTGCAAGTTCCCTGGATGTTTCTCATACGACGACTATGAGTGGCACCACAACATCTGGGATGACGAGTGGCAAGGCCTATTGGTTAAATGGGAATTTCCTGGCATCGCCGTTTACCCTGGTGGTTACAC GACTGGCGTGGTCAATGGGGCATCTGCTGCCGTCAAGAACGGAAtgtcttcctccccttcctcgtcatctggagtgtcttcctcttcctcgtcatctgTCGCGTCTTCCGATACGTCAGACTCTACTACTTCCTCAGGTGTCGTTGCTGTTAACGTTTCCGCTGCAagttctccatcttccagtATCAGCGCCAACTCTGCTATGGCAACTG GCAAAAAAACTTGCAAGCGCAAGAAACGTAGCAAAATTGCTGGTCAGAAACGTCACATCCACCGCTCCAGAGTTGCTCACTTGGACAGACATTGA
- a CDS encoding translation initiation factor 3 subunit I has protein sequence MKPIILQGHERSLNQIVFNSEGDLLFSASKDSVVNAWYTSNGERLGTYGGIKGGDGHNGSVWTVAVDSQTRFLLTGGADNAMKLWEVKTGECLYTWEFLTAVKRVAWNEDDDMFLSITEQRSGQPSVIRIFPINREDPKSQSTTPITEMRLSGSRATVAIWAPLSDYIITGHESGKIAKYDVKTGEEVQAVEDEHSGLISDIQLSPDGTYFITSSKDKTARLWDIETLEVMKIYTTETPVNSAVITPERPYIILGGGQDAMNVTTTSQRAGKFESRFFHKLFEEEVGRVKGHFGPINTLAVHPQGRAYASGAEDGFVRVHWFEESYFRSRPFGDLEPEPEV, from the exons ATG AAACCTATCATTCTCCAAG GTCACGAGCGATCTCTCAACCAAATCGTCTTCAACTCTGAAGGcgatctcctcttttccgcTTCAAAGGACAGTGTTGTCAATGCCTGGTACACTTCAAATGGCGAGCGACTGGGGACTTATGGCGGAATCAAGGGCGGCGATGGGCACAACGGTAGCGTCTGGACTGTCGCGGTGGATT CTCAAACAAGATTTTTACTCACTGGAGGTGCCGACAATGCGATGAAACTGTGGGAAGTCAAGACTGGGGAATGTTTGTACACCTGGGAGTTTTTAACCGCTGTGAAGAGGGTTGCATGGAA cgaggatgatgacatGTTCTTGAGCATTACTGAGCAGAGAAGTGGACAGCCTAGTGTGATTAG AATATTTCCCATCAATAGAGAGGACCCTAAATCCC AATCCACCACCCCTATCACTGAAATGCGCCTCAGCGGGTCTCGTGCCACCGTTGCTATCTGGGCTCCTTTGTCTGATTATATTATCACCGGCCACGAATCTGGAAAGATTGCCAAGTACGATGTTAAGACTGGAGAGGAGGTGCAGGctgttgaggatgagcaCTCTGGGTTGATTTCCGACATACAACTGAGCCCGGACGGGACTTATTTCATCACGTCCAGTAAAGACAAGACGGCGAGA TTGTGGGATATTGAAACTCTTGAGGTTATGAAAATTTACACTACAGAGACCCCCGTCAACAGTGCGGTCATCACCCCTGAACGACCATAC ATCATCCTCGGCGGCGGTCAAGATGCGATGAATGTAACAACCACCTCTCAACGAGCGGGCAAATTCGAGTCCAGGTTTTTCCACAAGTTgttcgaggaagaagttggcCGTGTAAAGGGTCACTT CGGTCCTATCAACACCCTCGCGGTGCATCCTCAAGGGCGGGCCTATGCGTCAGGTGCTGAAGACGGGTTTGTGCGTGTGCACTGGTTCGAGGAGTCTTATTTCCGTAGTCGGCCTTTTGGGGACCTTGAGCCTGAACCTGAGGTGTAG
- a CDS encoding transcription initiation factor TFIID subunit 7 has translation MDPHQTPAPSTAGPGHSSVIFPSESYHPEHAPTFTVSAAPPASFASADAGPSPRISIPSIGAELSGYPYQNSADTNESARGRGRGRGRGRGRGSRGGRGSRGARGGMRASTRLSERNASGSGGVAKLKLSFKSRGVTEASGGRMSSFLGEYDRELDENPEEPLCFEEQFILRVPRDVAEGKNGVTGLRDMVKGKGKGLDGVEFKFLDPRRAAFKVNNMTYAAKLVDLPNIIEAQKTFDNRHLFKIADISQMLIVENPVADEASITEKPLKIDEYIWPHGITPPMKHVRKRRFRKRMSRLAIEVVEESVEDLLKKDDEAEDTAFDLIDVHQDPDIDDQYYIDYDPNGTWQNYNQGDMGSEYGGSEMYDDPGSVAPSQMEDWGEGGTDWGTEMGDEGEGDYEREEEDDGDDGTLDQELAAALMEGTGGSEFTGLSEDDGATSGSEDDDDDDEGDKSEYDEETLEKRAKIKQFTSEIKALETVIDKKRAGFTGGNPIMVKRFEETIAGLQADVTAKIGARQALVDELGKAEEGSTMEAAKQKEEAAEVTAVGEGVEHRDVKESTVTTETPMDVDLDEGGDGYSEAPTPVAVKDGEQASSPHYSDGDDLFGDDDDDEDAEAVQAHRGEGDVVEQGDDEEDEMARLLRAELDGLDPNAVDETPDMTEDQAQVDAAASAALDSFAMSDAFGQFPAQEDTGSLGGFDFTDSMEQITVPGFVEGGVGRRRLAMGAEAGDIEDESSEDSDD, from the exons ATGGACCCTCATCAGACACCCGCACCGAGTACCGCTGGCCCAGGCCACTCATCAGTTATCTTTCCTTCCGAGTCATATCATCCAGAACACGCTCCGACCTTCACCGTGTCAGCAGCGCCCCCTGCGTCATTCGCTTCCGCAGATGCTGgtccttcccctcgaaTTTCTATCCCATCAATTGGCGCAGAATTATCTGGATATCCATATCAAAATTCCGCTGATACAAATGAGTCAGCacgagggcgaggaagggGCCGGGGGCGAGGCAGAGGGAGAGGCTCTCGAGGCGGCCGCGGATCAAGAGGTGCTCGAGGCGGGATGCGGGCATCTACTAGGTTATCTGAAAGGAATGCGTCTGGGAGCGGAGGGGTGGCAAAGCTTAAGCTTTCATTCAAGTCGAGAGGGGTAACGGAGGCCTCTGGTGGAAGAATGTCAAGTTTTCTGGGCGAATATGATCGAGAATTGGATGAAAATCCAGAGGAACCTCTATGCTTTGAAGAACAATTCATCTTGAGGGTCCCGAGAGATGTTGCAGAAGGGAAAAATGGCGTCACTGGGTTGAGGGATATGGTCaaaggcaagggcaaaggtCTGGACGGTGTTGAGTTCAAATTTCTAG ATCCCCGTAGAGCGGCCTTCAAAGTCAACAACATGACATATGCTGCCAAACTCGTCGACCTTCCCAATATCATTGAAGCCCAGAAAACTTTCGATAACCGACATTTGTTCAAGATTGCCGACATCTCTCAGATGCTAATTGTTGAAAATCCTGTGGCAGACGAGGCGTCCATAACAGAAAAGCCGCTAAAGATAGACGAATACATTTGGCCGCACGGTATAACACCTCCAATGAAACACgtcaggaagaggagatttaggaagagaatgagTAGGCTAGCGATTgaagtggtggaagagtcGGTTGAGGATCTGTtgaagaaagatgatgaagcagaggatACTGCTTTCG ACTTGATAGACGTTCATCAGGACCCAGATATTGATGATCAGTACTACATCGATTATGACCCTAATGGTACTTGGCAGAATTACAACCAAGGAGACATGGGTTCGGAGTATGGTGGCTCAGAAATGTATGATGACCCTGGATCAGTTGCGCCTTCGCAGATGGAAGActggggagaaggagggacgGACTGGGGTACAGAGATGGGcgatgaaggcgaaggggACTAcgaaagagaggaagaagatgatggggatgatggCACCCTCGATCA AGAACTTGCGGCTGCTCTTATGGAAGGCACAGGTGGT TCTGAGTTCACGGGTCTAtctgaggatgatggagctACAAGCGGATCTGAagacgatgacgatgatgatgaaggtgatAAGTCCGAGTATGACGAGGAAactttggagaagagagcgaAGATCAAGCAATTTACAAGCGAGATCAAGGCCCTGGAAACAGTCATTGATAAGAAACGTGCTGGTTTCACAGGTGGTAATCCTATCATGGTC AAACGTTTCGAAGAAACAATTGCCGGACTTCAAGCCGATGTCACTGCCAAAATTGGCGCAAGACAGGCCCTTGTCGATGAACTCGGAAAAGCAGAAGAGGGTTCCACAATGGAAGCTGCcaagcagaaggaagaggctgcTGAAGTTACCGCTGTAGGGGAAGGCGTCGAGCACAGGGACGTCAAAGAGTCTACCGTCACAACCGAGACTCCGATGGATGTGGATCTTGACGAAGGCGGAGATGGCTATAGCGAAGCTCCAACGCCTGTAGCAGTTAAAGATGGTGAACAGGCTTCCTCGCCACATTATTCAGATGGGGACGACCTgtttggtgatgatgatgacgatgaagacgCTGAGGCTGTCCAAGCACATCGTGGCGAGGGAGATGTGGTCGAACAAGgtgatgacgaagaagatgagatggcTAGGCTCCTACGAGCGGAGCTCGATGGGTTGGATCCAAATGCTGTGGATGAGACGCCTGATATGACGGAAGATCAAGCACAGGTAGACGCCGCGGCATCTGCGGCATTGGATAGCTTTGCCATGTCTGATGCCTTTGGACAATTCCCAGCACAAGAAGACACTGGCTCTCTTGGAGGGTTTGATTTCACCGATAGTATGGAGCAGATCACAGTACCAGGGTTTGTGGAAGGAGGCGTTGGGAGAAGGCGTTTGGCAATGGGTGCCGAGGCCGGCGATATAGAGGATGAAAGTTCTGAGGATAGTGATGACTAA